From a single Pasteurella atlantica genomic region:
- the waaF gene encoding lipopolysaccharide heptosyltransferase II, protein MNILIIGPSWVGDMMMSHSLYQQLKKNYPNCQIDVMAPDWCRPLLSRMPEIRKAITMPLGHGAFELRKRYDLGKDLQNQYDMAIVLPNSLKSAFVPFFAKIPVRRGWKGEMRYGLLNDLRNNKNDYPMMVQRYVALAYEKGQIPNAEKINIDYPYLNVEKQQVEQSLTQFEKQFAYAENRKTIGFCPGAEFGPAKRWPHYHYAKLAQLLIEKGYSISIFGSAKDNAVGEEIRSTLTEKQQRYCINLAGQTNLNQAVDLISTCRAVVSNDSGLMHIAAALGKPLVALYGPTSPQYTPPLSEKVKIIRLIEGGLIKVRKGDAEQGYHQSLIDIQPETVLNELNKLLTE, encoded by the coding sequence ATGAATATTTTAATTATTGGACCTTCTTGGGTGGGCGATATGATGATGTCCCACTCCCTTTATCAACAACTCAAAAAAAACTATCCAAATTGTCAAATTGACGTAATGGCACCCGACTGGTGTCGTCCTTTATTATCTCGTATGCCTGAAATTCGCAAAGCCATTACAATGCCACTCGGACACGGTGCATTTGAATTACGTAAGCGGTATGATTTAGGAAAAGATTTGCAAAATCAATATGATATGGCGATAGTGTTACCTAATTCACTAAAATCAGCGTTTGTACCATTTTTTGCAAAAATTCCTGTAAGACGTGGTTGGAAAGGCGAAATGCGTTATGGATTATTAAATGATTTACGCAACAACAAGAATGATTATCCGATGATGGTGCAACGCTATGTTGCCCTTGCCTATGAAAAAGGGCAAATTCCAAACGCTGAGAAAATCAATATTGACTATCCTTATTTAAACGTTGAAAAACAACAAGTTGAGCAATCACTTACACAATTTGAAAAGCAATTTGCTTATGCAGAAAATAGAAAAACCATCGGATTTTGCCCAGGGGCGGAATTTGGTCCTGCAAAACGTTGGCCACATTATCATTATGCAAAATTAGCCCAACTTTTGATTGAAAAAGGCTACTCGATCAGTATTTTTGGTTCAGCCAAAGACAATGCAGTTGGGGAAGAAATTCGTTCCACTCTGACCGAAAAACAGCAACGTTACTGTATTAACCTTGCAGGACAGACTAACTTAAACCAAGCCGTTGATCTGATTTCCACCTGTCGTGCTGTTGTGAGTAATGACTCAGGTTTAATGCACATTGCGGCTGCTTTGGGTAAACCGCTCGTTGCCCTTTATGGTCCAACAAGCCCACAATACACGCCACCACTTTCTGAAAAAGTGAAAATCATTCGCTTAATTGAAGGGGGGTTGATCAAAGTTCGTAAAGGCGATGCCGAGCAAGGTTATCATCAAAGTCTAATTGATATTCAGCCTGAAACGGTATTGAATGAATTGAATAAATTATTAACAGAATGA
- a CDS encoding tetratricopeptide repeat protein, translating to MKKLISSIAILTLSLSSVSFANSTEKDPFYLGMQYYEQQDYSQAIKWFTKSAEQGDSVAQYNLALMYETGKGAKQDYPQAVKWYTKAAEQGDANAQLNLAVMYARGNGVKQDYAQAIKWFTKAAEQGDDYAQYNLALMYNDGKGVKQDYTQAVKWYTKAAEQGNAVAQYSLAAMYNKGHGVKESGKKALYWIKKAAKNGHKKAQKLLKEIGVKY from the coding sequence ATGAAAAAACTTATATCTTCAATCGCAATTTTAACCTTATCTCTTTCTAGTGTTAGTTTTGCAAATAGTACTGAAAAAGATCCGTTTTATCTTGGTATGCAATATTATGAGCAACAAGATTATAGTCAGGCTATTAAATGGTTTACAAAATCTGCTGAGCAAGGTGATAGCGTTGCTCAATATAATCTTGCTTTGATGTATGAGACAGGTAAAGGTGCAAAACAAGATTATCCTCAAGCTGTTAAATGGTATACAAAAGCAGCTGAACAAGGAGATGCTAATGCTCAACTCAATCTTGCTGTAATGTATGCGAGAGGTAACGGTGTAAAACAAGATTATGCTCAAGCTATTAAATGGTTTACAAAAGCAGCTGAACAAGGAGATGATTATGCTCAATACAACCTTGCTCTTATGTATAATGATGGAAAAGGGGTCAAACAAGATTATACTCAAGCTGTTAAATGGTATACCAAGGCGGCTGAGCAAGGAAATGCTGTTGCTCAATACAGCCTTGCTGCTATGTATAACAAAGGACACGGAGTTAAAGAATCAGGAAAAAAAGCACTTTATTGGATAAAAAAAGCTGCAAAAAATGGGCATAAAAAAGCTCAAAAACTTCTTAAAGAAATAGGAGTTAAATACTAA
- the rpsT gene encoding 30S ribosomal protein S20 codes for MANIKSAKKRAVQSEKHRQHNASLRSMMRTYIKKVYAAVEAGDKAASQAAFLEMQKIVDRMASKRLIHKNKAANHKAKLAAQIKKLA; via the coding sequence TTGGCTAATATCAAGTCGGCAAAAAAACGTGCGGTACAATCTGAAAAACACCGCCAACACAATGCAAGTTTACGTTCAATGATGCGTACTTACATTAAGAAAGTTTACGCAGCAGTTGAAGCTGGTGATAAAGCAGCGTCTCAAGCAGCATTTTTAGAAATGCAAAAAATTGTGGATCGTATGGCGTCAAAACGCTTAATTCACAAAAATAAAGCAGCTAATCACAAAGCGAAACTAGCCGCTCAAATCAAAAAATTAGCATAA
- a CDS encoding LysM-like peptidoglycan-binding domain-containing protein: protein MLANYSCANQDERDVAKKRSRVLLTYPKPSLSYRGIKFSGTRFSIKDMDKKMQKELINQVKTQPSTQTEETFEQAPSFSDVTSEKIVTASDLHMKKRNSSVKYIRWAIVFLIILLLGVVFWLLKPNEPQKMKELQTQQSNNLPIEFHPIDENEAKRQKEEQLLQAQKSQTVEPKVLQVNLPSEEKVPTVVDIEVISEPETFPQSNLDPIVEAQEPKVTIKNNDALVTSTTKTLTMKRGVSLMQLFRDNHLSIADVNEMARVKDGSKIFQHLNVGDKVIVQLNDKRRVIMMDVKGGRFIRQSNGTYIYKR, encoded by the coding sequence ATGTTAGCTAATTATTCTTGTGCTAATCAAGATGAGAGAGATGTGGCAAAGAAAAGATCTAGAGTATTACTTACTTATCCTAAACCATCACTTTCTTATCGAGGGATAAAATTTTCAGGCACTCGTTTTTCTATTAAAGATATGGATAAAAAAATGCAAAAAGAATTGATTAATCAGGTTAAAACACAACCAAGTACTCAAACAGAAGAAACATTTGAGCAAGCTCCTTCTTTCAGTGATGTTACTTCTGAAAAAATAGTTACTGCATCAGATTTACATATGAAAAAAAGAAACTCATCTGTAAAATATATTCGCTGGGCAATTGTTTTTTTAATTATACTGTTATTAGGCGTCGTATTTTGGTTATTAAAACCAAATGAGCCTCAAAAAATGAAAGAGTTACAAACCCAGCAAAGTAATAATTTACCTATTGAATTTCATCCTATTGATGAAAATGAGGCTAAGCGACAGAAAGAAGAGCAGTTATTACAAGCACAGAAAAGTCAGACAGTAGAACCTAAAGTATTACAGGTAAATCTTCCATCAGAGGAAAAAGTACCAACGGTAGTAGATATTGAGGTTATTTCTGAACCCGAGACTTTTCCTCAATCAAACTTAGATCCTATAGTAGAGGCTCAAGAACCTAAAGTAACAATTAAAAATAATGATGCATTAGTAACATCTACCACAAAAACCTTAACGATGAAAAGGGGTGTTTCATTAATGCAACTTTTCCGAGATAATCATTTAAGTATTGCTGATGTGAATGAAATGGCAAGAGTAAAAGATGGAAGCAAAATATTTCAACATTTAAATGTTGGGGATAAAGTTATCGTTCAATTAAATGATAAACGAAGAGTTATTATGATGGATGTAAAAGGTGGACGCTTTATCCGTCAATCAAATGGCACATATATTTATAAAAGATAA
- the mscL gene encoding large-conductance mechanosensitive channel protein MscL, whose translation MSILKEFKQFAIKGNVVDLAVGVVIGSAFGKIVASFVKDIIMPPLGVLIGGVDFKDLAIVLKAATEKTAAVTMNYGIFIQTIFDFLIIAAAIFMVVKVINKMKKAEIEEEEKKPKAPTQEELLTEIRDLLQK comes from the coding sequence ATGAGTATATTAAAAGAGTTTAAACAGTTCGCAATTAAAGGTAATGTGGTTGATTTGGCTGTCGGTGTTGTTATTGGTAGTGCTTTTGGAAAGATTGTCGCTTCTTTTGTAAAAGACATTATTATGCCTCCACTCGGTGTTTTAATTGGAGGGGTAGATTTTAAAGATTTAGCGATAGTTTTAAAAGCTGCTACTGAAAAAACGGCGGCAGTTACAATGAATTATGGTATTTTTATTCAAACTATTTTTGATTTTTTAATTATTGCTGCAGCGATCTTTATGGTAGTTAAAGTAATCAATAAAATGAAAAAAGCAGAAATAGAAGAGGAAGAGAAAAAACCAAAAGCTCCAACTCAAGAAGAATTACTGACTGAAATTCGTGATTTATTGCAAAAATAA
- a CDS encoding biotin transporter BioY, with product MISQLSQTKQWLAVNQKAAFWIKTFIGANLIALFAQISVPMYPVPITGQTLAVTVVGLGLGRKAGASAVLLYLFEGIIGLPVFANGSMGLASLLGPSGGYLIGFVPSAYLLGYFSDKGVLNSFTKSLVVVFVASVLIFAFGLAQLSFFVPADKVLAYGLYPFILGGVIKAVLASALVIPTYKFFSKL from the coding sequence ATGATTTCACAACTTTCTCAAACAAAACAATGGTTAGCAGTTAATCAAAAGGCTGCGTTTTGGATTAAAACCTTTATTGGCGCAAATTTAATTGCATTATTTGCTCAGATTTCAGTACCAATGTACCCAGTTCCTATTACTGGACAGACGCTTGCAGTTACAGTTGTTGGTTTAGGATTAGGTAGAAAAGCAGGTGCTTCAGCTGTATTATTATATTTGTTTGAGGGGATAATCGGATTACCTGTATTTGCTAATGGTAGTATGGGGTTAGCATCATTATTAGGTCCCTCTGGTGGATATTTAATAGGATTTGTACCAAGTGCTTATTTGTTAGGTTATTTTAGTGATAAAGGTGTATTAAATTCATTTACTAAAAGTTTAGTTGTAGTTTTTGTTGCGAGTGTACTTATTTTTGCGTTTGGACTGGCTCAACTCTCTTTCTTTGTACCTGCAGATAAAGTATTAGCTTACGGTTTGTATCCTTTTATTTTGGGCGGTGTTATCAAGGCTGTATTGGCTAGTGCATTAGTTATCCCAACATATAAATTTTTCTCAAAATTATAA
- the rfaC gene encoding lipopolysaccharide heptosyltransferase RfaC — protein MKICLVKTSSMGDVIHTLPALTDAQNAIPNLQVDWVVEQAFAEIPKWHSAVNQVIPIKIRHWRKNLFQRQTWLEWQAYKKQLQSTQYDAVIDAQGLIKSACLVTYLAKGTKYGYDNQSAREGLSSLFYDEKFTISYQQHAVERIRQLLAKSLGYPEPTQIGDYGIADRFLAKFANSSQNSTAYNPYIVAIHSTTRADKHWNENYWIEIIKEITAQQIEIHLPWGNLTEKARAECLATVSPLAKVLPKLTLTELAQHIANSQSVISVDTGLSHLTAALNKPNIILYGATDPKLIGAYGQNQHYLQADSMQNIQPSQVLDKLRAENAI, from the coding sequence ATGAAAATCTGTCTTGTAAAAACGTCATCAATGGGCGATGTGATCCACACCTTGCCCGCTTTAACCGACGCACAAAATGCCATTCCTAATTTACAGGTGGATTGGGTGGTTGAGCAGGCTTTTGCTGAAATTCCCAAATGGCACAGTGCGGTCAATCAGGTTATCCCTATCAAAATTCGTCACTGGCGTAAAAATCTGTTTCAGCGACAAACGTGGCTGGAATGGCAGGCTTATAAAAAGCAATTACAAAGCACACAATATGACGCTGTGATTGACGCACAGGGGTTGATTAAAAGTGCTTGTTTAGTGACTTATCTCGCCAAAGGCACAAAATATGGCTATGATAATCAAAGTGCCAGAGAAGGATTAAGCAGTCTGTTTTATGATGAAAAATTTACTATTTCTTATCAGCAACACGCCGTTGAACGGATACGTCAGTTACTCGCAAAAAGTTTAGGCTATCCTGAACCGACACAAATCGGTGATTATGGTATAGCGGACAGATTTTTAGCAAAATTTGCAAATTCTTCACAAAATTCAACCGCTTATAATCCTTATATTGTAGCAATCCACTCCACGACCAGAGCCGATAAACATTGGAATGAAAATTATTGGATTGAAATTATTAAAGAAATTACAGCTCAGCAAATTGAAATCCATTTACCTTGGGGAAATTTAACGGAAAAAGCCCGAGCGGAATGTTTAGCCACAGTATCGCCCTTAGCAAAAGTGTTGCCAAAACTCACTTTAACAGAACTCGCTCAACATATTGCGAACAGCCAAAGTGTGATTTCAGTAGATACTGGGTTAAGCCATTTGACCGCCGCCTTAAACAAGCCTAATATTATTCTTTATGGGGCAACTGATCCAAAATTGATAGGGGCTTACGGTCAAAATCAGCATTATTTACAGGCAGATTCAATGCAAAACATTCAGCCAAGCCAAGTTTTAGACAAATTGAGAGCAGAAAATGCAATTTAA
- the murJ gene encoding murein biosynthesis integral membrane protein MurJ has product MTLLSRILGLVRDIVVANILGTGVSADVFLFANRIPNFLRRLFAEGAFSKAFVPVLAEYNADGELDKTREFVAKVSGTLGGLVTIVTLVAMIASPVVAALFGTGWFIDWLNDGADAQKFTQASLLLKITFPYLWFITFVALSGAVLNTIGKFGVMAFSPVLLNVAIIGVALFAVDYFPSTDIALAFGVFLGGLLQFLFQIPFLKKEKLLVKPKWAWRDKGVTKVRNLMIPALFGVSVTQVNLLLNQVIASFLVTGSISWLYYSDRLIEFPLGLFGIAISTVVLPNLSIIAKKKDIDEIQRKAEFSQTMDWGVRMVLLLGIPAMFGIGLLAKPLLMTIFMRGKFQLSDVIASSQSLLVMCFGLISYMMISILANGFYANQNTKTPVKIGIIAAVSNICFGLLAIPFSYVGLAMASALSAAVNASLLYRGLSRRGIYKISLKTIIFTLKLLIAALVMGGVVNYFSPNLQEWYSLTLLQRIHWLSWLVLLAATIYFSCLVLLGLRKQDFKVE; this is encoded by the coding sequence ATGACACTGCTTTCTCGAATATTAGGTTTGGTTAGGGATATTGTTGTGGCAAATATTTTGGGTACTGGTGTATCTGCTGATGTGTTTTTATTTGCTAATCGAATACCTAATTTTTTACGTCGCTTATTTGCAGAAGGGGCTTTTTCTAAAGCTTTTGTACCTGTATTAGCAGAATATAATGCAGATGGTGAGTTAGATAAAACACGAGAGTTTGTTGCGAAAGTATCAGGAACATTAGGTGGGTTAGTAACCATAGTTACTCTTGTTGCGATGATCGCCTCTCCTGTTGTTGCGGCGCTATTTGGTACAGGATGGTTTATTGATTGGTTAAATGATGGTGCAGATGCTCAAAAATTTACTCAAGCTTCATTATTACTTAAAATTACTTTTCCTTATTTGTGGTTTATCACTTTTGTTGCCTTATCTGGTGCAGTATTAAATACAATTGGTAAATTTGGTGTAATGGCTTTTTCCCCAGTTTTATTGAATGTGGCTATTATTGGCGTTGCACTATTTGCTGTAGATTATTTCCCTTCAACGGATATTGCACTTGCGTTTGGTGTTTTTTTAGGAGGGTTATTACAATTTTTATTCCAAATTCCTTTCCTTAAAAAAGAAAAGTTACTGGTTAAGCCTAAATGGGCATGGCGAGACAAAGGTGTGACAAAAGTCCGAAACTTAATGATCCCTGCGTTATTTGGTGTATCGGTAACACAAGTGAATTTATTATTAAATCAAGTCATCGCCTCTTTTTTAGTGACAGGTTCAATTAGTTGGCTCTATTATTCAGATCGCTTAATTGAATTTCCTTTAGGATTATTTGGTATTGCAATTTCTACTGTGGTTCTTCCTAATTTATCTATAATTGCGAAAAAGAAAGATATTGATGAAATACAAAGAAAAGCAGAATTTAGTCAAACAATGGATTGGGGCGTTAGAATGGTGCTATTGTTAGGTATTCCAGCAATGTTTGGAATTGGATTATTAGCAAAGCCGCTTTTAATGACGATTTTTATGCGAGGTAAATTCCAACTCTCTGATGTGATTGCGTCTTCACAGTCTTTGTTAGTAATGTGTTTTGGATTAATTAGCTATATGATGATCAGCATTTTAGCGAATGGTTTTTATGCCAATCAAAATACAAAAACCCCCGTAAAAATCGGTATTATTGCAGCTGTTAGTAATATTTGTTTTGGATTACTTGCGATTCCATTTAGCTATGTTGGATTAGCTATGGCTTCTGCATTATCAGCCGCAGTAAATGCAAGCCTACTATATCGAGGATTATCACGAAGAGGCATATATAAAATATCATTGAAAACTATCATTTTTACCCTAAAATTATTGATTGCAGCACTGGTTATGGGAGGGGTAGTAAATTATTTTTCTCCAAATTTACAAGAATGGTATAGTTTAACATTATTGCAACGTATTCATTGGCTCAGTTGGTTAGTGTTATTGGCAGCAACGATTTATTTTAGTTGTCTAGTTCTATTAGGATTACGTAAACAAGATTTCAAGGTGGAATAG
- a CDS encoding ComEA family DNA-binding protein, producing the protein MKTLKICGFGLLLGLLTTTVTAKENSNTNHQPTKNNQQLAVKKVTTVKTNLNAVNINTATAAELKDKLSGIGIKKAQAIVEYRQKNGKFLTVEQITEVSGIGKATLEKNRERIFVN; encoded by the coding sequence ATGAAAACACTAAAAATCTGCGGATTTGGATTATTATTAGGTTTATTGACCACAACGGTTACTGCCAAAGAAAACTCAAATACAAATCACCAACCAACAAAGAATAATCAACAACTTGCTGTAAAAAAAGTAACCACTGTAAAAACTAATTTAAATGCAGTAAATATTAACACAGCTACTGCGGCTGAATTAAAAGATAAATTATCTGGCATTGGGATAAAAAAAGCACAAGCTATTGTTGAATATCGTCAAAAAAATGGTAAATTCTTGACTGTGGAGCAAATTACGGAGGTTTCTGGTATTGGTAAAGCGACATTAGAAAAAAATCGAGAAAGAATTTTCGTAAACTAA
- the ubiB gene encoding ubiquinone biosynthesis regulatory protein kinase UbiB: MQFKNSRRFYRIIETFLRYGIDEAIPDHRLTNSLGIARKGLFWIKNQHMDKPFGERLRLALQELGPVWIKLGQMLSTRRDLFEPELADQLALLQDNVEAFDGKLARQIIETALGDKLEKWFDDFDENALASASIAQVHTAKFNQNQPLAGKEVVLKVIRPEIEPIIKSDIALMYRLAHLIPKLSPEGKRLRAVEVVQEYEKTLADELNLRREMDNAIRLRANFHESEELYIPEMYPDFCHKNVIVMERIYGIPVANIEELKANGTDMKLLSERGVQVFFTQVFRDSFFHADMHPGNIFVNPNHPENPQYIGIDCGIVGQLNQHDKRYLAESFVAFFNRDYRRVALMHVESGWTPADTDIDAFEQAFREVCEPIFAKPLSEISFGHVLLNLFKVAREFNMEVQPQLVLLQKTLLYIEGLGRQIYPELDLWQTAKPFLQNWLNEQIGVKAMFKDIQQRLPQFREHFAEFPEAMFNAFQQQKQINKHLQAINQSLEKQAKSSEKRTRWIIVGLALLGTLWKFESLPIWVSVPLLVAELWILMK, encoded by the coding sequence ATGCAATTTAAAAATTCACGTCGTTTTTATCGAATTATTGAAACCTTTTTACGCTACGGCATTGATGAGGCAATTCCTGATCATCGTCTGACGAATTCGTTAGGTATCGCTCGCAAAGGGCTATTTTGGATTAAAAATCAACACATGGATAAGCCTTTTGGGGAAAGATTGCGTTTAGCTTTGCAAGAATTAGGACCAGTTTGGATAAAATTAGGGCAAATGCTCTCCACTCGCCGTGATCTGTTTGAGCCTGAATTAGCGGATCAGCTTGCATTATTACAAGACAATGTGGAAGCCTTTGACGGTAAATTAGCTCGCCAAATTATTGAAACCGCCTTAGGGGATAAATTAGAAAAATGGTTTGATGATTTTGATGAAAATGCCTTAGCTTCTGCCTCTATTGCTCAGGTTCACACTGCAAAATTCAATCAAAATCAGCCCCTTGCAGGTAAAGAAGTGGTGCTAAAAGTCATTCGCCCTGAGATTGAACCGATCATCAAATCTGATATTGCATTGATGTATCGCCTTGCCCATTTAATCCCCAAATTATCCCCAGAGGGTAAGCGACTACGTGCCGTTGAAGTGGTGCAAGAGTATGAAAAAACCTTAGCGGACGAGCTGAATTTACGCCGTGAGATGGATAATGCTATTCGTTTAAGAGCGAACTTTCACGAGAGCGAAGAGCTGTATATTCCAGAAATGTACCCTGATTTTTGCCATAAAAATGTGATTGTAATGGAGCGTATTTATGGCATTCCTGTGGCGAATATTGAGGAATTGAAAGCGAATGGCACGGATATGAAATTGCTCTCTGAACGTGGCGTGCAAGTCTTTTTCACACAGGTGTTTAGGGATAGCTTTTTCCACGCCGATATGCACCCTGGTAATATTTTTGTAAACCCAAACCACCCTGAAAATCCACAATATATCGGCATTGATTGCGGCATTGTCGGACAACTTAATCAGCACGACAAACGCTATCTCGCAGAAAGTTTTGTGGCATTCTTCAACCGTGATTATCGCCGTGTCGCCTTAATGCACGTGGAATCAGGTTGGACACCTGCCGATACCGATATTGATGCTTTTGAACAAGCATTCCGAGAAGTATGCGAACCGATTTTTGCCAAACCGTTATCCGAAATTTCCTTTGGACACGTGCTGTTAAACCTGTTTAAAGTCGCTCGTGAATTTAATATGGAAGTGCAACCACAGTTGGTGTTGCTCCAAAAAACCTTGCTTTACATTGAAGGCTTAGGCAGACAAATTTACCCTGAATTAGACTTATGGCAAACCGCCAAACCCTTTTTACAAAACTGGCTTAACGAACAAATCGGTGTCAAAGCAATGTTTAAAGATATTCAGCAACGTTTACCGCAATTTAGAGAACATTTTGCCGAATTCCCAGAGGCAATGTTTAATGCGTTTCAGCAACAAAAACAGATTAACAAACATTTGCAAGCAATCAATCAAAGCCTAGAAAAACAAGCCAAAAGCAGTGAAAAACGCACACGTTGGATTATTGTAGGATTAGCGTTATTAGGTACACTTTGGAAATTTGAAAGTTTACCGATTTGGGTTAGTGTGCCGTTGTTAGTGGCTGAGTTATGGATATTGATGAAATAG
- the tatA gene encoding twin-arginine translocase TatA/TatE family subunit, with protein sequence MGGISLWQLLLIVVVVVLLFGTKKLRSLGSDLGESVKGFKKAMKDEQSEENQISKKSDQE encoded by the coding sequence ATGGGTGGAATTAGTTTATGGCAGTTACTATTAATTGTCGTGGTTGTGGTATTACTTTTTGGTACTAAAAAATTACGTTCGCTAGGATCTGATCTAGGTGAGTCTGTCAAAGGCTTTAAAAAAGCAATGAAAGATGAACAGTCTGAAGAGAATCAAATTTCAAAAAAATCCGATCAAGAATAG
- the xerC gene encoding tyrosine recombinase XerC → MSEIINLEVQRLLAQTQPYWDFLRIERQASIHTVTNYQRQLKAVAELLVQAQITQWQDIQPSTVRWILTQSHKANLGAKSINLRLSALRQFFNYLIRSEKMTVNPAQGIKAPKQGKHLPKNIDAEQLSHLLDFTPEKATDWRDLAMMELTYSSGLRLAELQGINLGDIDFKTKEVRVLGKGSKERILPIGSKAIAVLQKWLEVRLQFKPTEEALFLNTRGTRISQRAIQLIMKKWGQKQGLETHLHPHKLRHSFATQMLEGSGDLRAVQELLGHSSLSTTQVYTHLDFQHLANVYDAAHPRAKRKK, encoded by the coding sequence ATGTCTGAAATAATAAATCTTGAAGTACAAAGGCTTCTCGCTCAAACACAACCTTACTGGGATTTTCTACGTATTGAGCGACAAGCCAGCATACATACTGTTACCAATTATCAACGCCAACTTAAAGCAGTGGCAGAGTTGCTTGTGCAAGCACAAATCACTCAATGGCAAGATATCCAACCTAGTACAGTGCGTTGGATTTTAACACAAAGTCATAAAGCAAATTTGGGAGCAAAAAGCATTAATCTTCGTCTTTCAGCACTCCGTCAGTTTTTTAACTATTTAATACGCAGTGAAAAAATGACGGTCAATCCTGCACAAGGTATTAAAGCACCTAAACAAGGAAAACACCTTCCTAAAAATATAGATGCTGAACAACTTTCCCATTTACTGGATTTTACTCCTGAAAAAGCCACAGATTGGCGAGATCTTGCAATGATGGAACTAACCTATAGTTCTGGACTTCGCTTAGCAGAATTACAAGGCATTAATTTAGGCGACATTGATTTTAAGACTAAAGAAGTGCGAGTATTAGGAAAAGGAAGTAAAGAGCGAATTTTACCTATTGGTTCAAAAGCGATAGCAGTATTACAAAAATGGTTAGAGGTACGTCTTCAATTTAAACCTACAGAAGAGGCATTATTTTTAAATACTCGAGGTACTAGAATTTCACAACGTGCAATTCAACTTATTATGAAAAAATGGGGACAAAAGCAGGGGTTAGAAACACACTTACATCCTCATAAACTCCGCCACTCTTTTGCTACACAGATGTTAGAAGGAAGTGGTGATTTAAGAGCAGTACAAGAACTTTTAGGACATTCAAGCCTTTCCACAACTCAAGTCTATACACACTTAGATTTTCAACATCTTGCTAATGTTTATGATGCCGCTCACCCAAGAGCTAAGCGTAAGAAGTAG
- the hemG gene encoding menaquinone-dependent protoporphyrinogen IX dehydrogenase — MKTIILYLTTDGQTQKIAKQIGQVLQGEVSLCSLRENTITSDELASFDNIIIGASIRYGRFDSLLKKFIQQHHLILNQKKSAFFSVNLTARKENKNQPETNAYTRKLLESIQWKPNWVAVFAGSLLYPKYSWYDRLIIQFIMRLTGGETDTSKEVEYTDWQRVNDFAQKFNIISGKM, encoded by the coding sequence GTGAAAACAATCATTTTATATTTGACCACAGATGGTCAAACACAGAAAATTGCCAAACAGATCGGACAAGTGCTTCAAGGTGAAGTGAGTTTATGCTCATTAAGAGAAAATACCATAACATCGGACGAGCTAGCCAGTTTTGATAATATCATTATTGGTGCGTCCATTCGTTATGGTCGCTTTGATTCTTTGCTGAAAAAATTTATTCAACAGCATCATTTGATACTAAATCAAAAAAAATCTGCATTTTTTAGTGTAAATCTTACCGCTAGGAAAGAGAATAAAAATCAGCCTGAAACAAATGCTTATACTCGTAAGCTATTAGAAAGTATTCAATGGAAACCAAATTGGGTTGCCGTTTTTGCAGGTAGTTTACTTTATCCTAAATACTCTTGGTATGACCGACTGATTATTCAATTTATTATGAGGTTAACAGGTGGAGAAACAGATACCTCAAAAGAGGTGGAATATACCGATTGGCAGCGGGTTAATGATTTTGCACAAAAATTTAATATTATAAGCGGTAAGATGTAA